One Mesorhizobium sp. L-2-11 genomic region harbors:
- a CDS encoding ABC transporter substrate-binding protein, which translates to MSFSININRRRFMQAASTALAAGALSIASNKASGQTPGELRVLVYGGDTGKAMIEAYVKPFEAETGIKMTPITDQGDRASIEMMVAQNNVTVDVVTANQGSSFELSQKGLFEPIDYSIYRTEDLDGLADFAKQPFGVANVVYAYVMVYNTEKFPAGKPRPTTWAEFWDVNSFPGVRSLVSGQYGSEGPWEEALLADGVAPKEIYPMDIDRVFKSLDRIKPDIRKWWGTGSEIQQMMHDKAVDLVNAYDGRAGTLIKQGAPLEINRNQAKITWDYWQILKGSPNAHAAQKFVAFTARADRQAAFSQLMPFGPSNLNAFKVLPEDLGRSLASHPDYLRSSVLINSKWYAEKGSDGLTNTEKLVQRWNEWILL; encoded by the coding sequence ATGAGCTTCTCTATTAACATTAACCGCAGGCGTTTCATGCAGGCAGCATCAACCGCCTTGGCTGCCGGCGCACTTTCCATTGCCAGTAACAAGGCATCGGGGCAGACTCCTGGCGAACTGCGCGTCCTTGTCTACGGTGGCGATACCGGAAAGGCGATGATTGAGGCTTATGTAAAACCGTTCGAAGCCGAAACAGGCATTAAGATGACCCCGATTACCGATCAGGGTGACCGGGCGTCGATCGAGATGATGGTTGCGCAGAATAACGTCACCGTCGATGTTGTCACCGCTAACCAGGGATCTTCGTTCGAGTTGTCCCAAAAGGGTCTTTTTGAGCCGATTGATTATTCTATTTACAGGACAGAAGACCTAGACGGGCTCGCCGACTTCGCAAAGCAGCCGTTTGGCGTAGCTAACGTAGTTTATGCTTACGTCATGGTCTACAATACCGAAAAATTCCCAGCGGGTAAGCCGCGGCCGACCACATGGGCGGAATTCTGGGACGTGAACAGTTTCCCGGGTGTCCGCAGTCTTGTCAGCGGCCAATATGGTTCAGAAGGCCCTTGGGAGGAAGCCCTTCTCGCCGACGGCGTGGCTCCAAAGGAAATATATCCTATGGACATAGATCGTGTTTTCAAAAGTTTGGACAGAATAAAGCCCGATATTCGCAAGTGGTGGGGAACAGGGTCCGAAATCCAGCAGATGATGCATGACAAGGCGGTAGATCTTGTGAATGCCTATGACGGTAGGGCCGGCACGTTGATCAAGCAGGGAGCACCGCTTGAAATTAATCGTAACCAGGCGAAAATAACTTGGGACTACTGGCAGATTCTGAAGGGGTCTCCTAACGCGCACGCTGCGCAAAAGTTTGTTGCATTTACCGCGCGCGCCGACCGTCAGGCAGCATTTTCACAACTCATGCCGTTCGGCCCGAGCAACCTCAACGCCTTCAAGGTTCTGCCGGAAGACCTCGGGCGCTCGCTGGCCAGCCACCCCGACTATCTGAGGTCAAGTGTGCTAATCAACTCGAAATGGTACGCCGAGAAGGGATCGGACGGGCTCACGAACACCGAAAAGCTGGTCCAGCGCTGGAACGAGTGGATCCTGCTTTAA
- a CDS encoding M20 aminoacylase family protein, with translation MHSVDTFRHLQDEATQWRRYLHQNPELGYEVHNTAKFVAEKLASFGINHIETGIAETGVVALIQGEGGEGPTIGLRADMDALPIIEASNKAWSSRIPGKMHACGHDGHTTMLLAAAKHLAATRDFKGSVALIFQPAEENGRGALKMVQEGIMDRFSISQVYGMHNSPGTDIGQFAIRDGGMMAALDEFDIIVKGRGGHAASPHRTVDPVVTAAQIIVALQTVVSRNTDPTDALVVSVTKFTASQAYNVIADQVEMGGTVRSLTSAVRDLAEQQIRLCAEGVARGLGAEIEFTHRRLEPLTFNHTAGTHLAITAARGLVGHDAVNDNVKPSMGSEDFAYMLEARPGAIILLGNGSTPGLHNPAYDFDDEAIPYGVGYWVTLVEKILAA, from the coding sequence ATGCACAGCGTCGACACTTTCCGACATCTCCAGGACGAAGCCACGCAATGGCGACGCTACCTGCACCAGAATCCGGAGCTGGGATACGAGGTGCACAATACGGCGAAGTTCGTTGCGGAGAAGCTGGCTTCCTTCGGTATCAACCACATCGAGACGGGCATCGCCGAGACCGGCGTGGTTGCCCTGATCCAGGGTGAGGGCGGGGAGGGGCCGACGATCGGACTGCGCGCCGATATGGATGCCCTGCCGATCATCGAAGCGTCGAACAAGGCGTGGTCCTCGCGGATACCCGGCAAAATGCACGCGTGCGGCCATGACGGCCACACCACGATGCTACTGGCGGCTGCAAAACACCTCGCCGCGACGCGCGACTTCAAAGGCTCGGTGGCTTTGATCTTCCAGCCTGCCGAGGAAAATGGACGAGGTGCTTTGAAGATGGTCCAGGAAGGGATCATGGACCGCTTCAGCATCTCCCAGGTCTACGGCATGCACAACTCACCCGGCACGGACATTGGCCAGTTCGCCATCCGGGACGGCGGTATGATGGCGGCGCTTGACGAGTTTGACATCATCGTCAAGGGGAGGGGCGGTCATGCAGCTTCGCCCCACAGGACCGTCGACCCTGTGGTCACCGCCGCACAAATCATCGTTGCCCTGCAGACCGTGGTATCCCGCAACACCGATCCCACTGACGCCCTCGTCGTTTCTGTCACGAAGTTCACGGCGAGCCAAGCCTACAACGTCATCGCGGACCAGGTCGAAATGGGTGGCACTGTCAGGAGTCTGACCTCCGCCGTGCGCGATTTGGCGGAGCAGCAGATCAGGTTATGCGCCGAGGGTGTGGCCCGCGGGCTCGGCGCGGAAATTGAGTTCACGCATCGGCGGCTCGAGCCCCTCACATTCAACCACACGGCCGGAACACATCTCGCGATCACCGCAGCCCGCGGCCTCGTGGGCCACGACGCCGTAAACGACAACGTCAAGCCTTCGATGGGATCCGAGGACTTTGCCTACATGCTGGAAGCGCGGCCGGGCGCGATCATCCTCTTGGGGAACGGCTCGACGCCGGGCTTGCACAATCCCGCTTACGATTTCGACGACGAGGCGATCCCTTATGGCGTGGGCTATTGGGTAACCCTCGTCGAGAAGATCCTGGCGGCCTGA
- a CDS encoding helix-turn-helix domain-containing protein, giving the protein MGLAVKMRMDYSAVALRRLAKAAKAAKDVNQSRRLLSLARIMDGMSREDAARIGGMDRQTLRDWVQRFNEDGPDGLKDAWYGGPMPQKAEPAQIVETGPDLAVDGVVRWRRIDLQRAIADRFGVAYHEPS; this is encoded by the coding sequence ATGGGACTAGCGGTGAAGATGCGGATGGACTATTCGGCTGTGGCGCTTCGGCGACTGGCGAAGGCGGCGAAGGCGGCGAAGGACGTCAACCAGAGCAGGCGCTTGTTGTCGCTGGCTAGAATCATGGACGGCATGAGCCGGGAAGATGCTGCACGGATCGGCGGCATGGACCGCCAGACGCTGCGGGACTGGGTGCAACGCTTCAACGAGGATGGCCCTGACGGACTGAAGGATGCCTGGTATGGCGGCCCCATGCCGCAGAAGGCCGAACCGGCGCAAATCGTCGAGACGGGACCGGACCTGGCGGTTGACGGCGTGGTGCGCTGGCGGCGCATCGATCTGCAGCGCGCCATCGCGGATCGTTTCGGCGTCGCCTATCACGAGCCTTCGTGA
- a CDS encoding transposase produces the protein MSKLLKELGFSHMSPAAPSGAGCPIVEEFKKLSRTLDAHLADLPKGKPVDVCFQDEARIGQKNGVVRQWARRGTGPGSPPTSAIKAHTCSAPSARRAAREQPWRCRLPTPRPCSFTSTRSAATWARGAQAVLLLDRAGWHTTAKLKVPKNITPVLLPSRAPELNPVENVWQYPRQGSPTAFSTATTP, from the coding sequence GTGAGCAAGCTGCTGAAGGAACTCGGCTTCTCGCACATGAGCCCGGCCGCGCCATCCGGCGCAGGATGCCCGATCGTGGAAGAGTTCAAAAAACTTTCGCGCACGCTAGACGCCCACCTGGCCGATCTGCCGAAGGGCAAGCCCGTAGATGTGTGTTTTCAAGATGAAGCCAGAATTGGCCAGAAAAACGGTGTCGTGCGGCAATGGGCGCGCCGTGGCACGGGGCCAGGCAGCCCGCCGACCAGCGCTATCAAAGCGCATACCTGTTCGGCGCCATCTGCACGGCGCGCGGCAAGGGAGCAGCCATGGCGCTGCCGTTTGCCGACACCGCGGCCATGCAGCTTCACCTCGACGAGATCAGCCGCCACGTGGGCGCGCGGCGCGCAGGCCGTGCTGCTACTCGACCGGGCAGGCTGGCACACAACCGCCAAGCTGAAGGTGCCGAAAAACATCACGCCGGTGCTGCTGCCGTCGCGAGCCCCAGAACTCAACCCGGTCGAGAACGTCTGGCAATATCCGCGCCAAGGCTCTCCAACCGCGTTTTCGACGGCCACAACGCCATAA
- a CDS encoding M24 family metallopeptidase gives MTIPKGSQAFPRAEYLRRLSAVKTEMESRNVGVLLVLDASNITYLSGYTIPSGYVPQALVVDAEAEEPIFILRRCDAPAAMHECFMEQHKIIGYPEVLIGNPDKDGYDAVIGFLNEAGLARRSLGIEVASLPAATLEKFKSRLPEARVVDCTKLVTWLRLVKSDLEIEVMREAAAISDATMKRASEVIRPGVTEADAAAEIAAALIRGANGKPGTALKSFYLCASPRIGTCHIPWTGDVFRDGSQINLELGGTRHGYSAGLMRTFSIGAPSERLRRIHEAQVEGLEAALDAVRPGSTCSEVANSFYATLRKHGFDKETRCGYAHGIGWLEPTASLKDGDTTELKPNMTFHLMLGNWIEDDFGYVISETFRVSGSGAEVLTNTPRKIFEI, from the coding sequence ATGACGATCCCAAAAGGGAGCCAGGCGTTTCCACGCGCTGAATACCTGCGCCGGCTGTCCGCCGTGAAGACAGAAATGGAGAGTCGCAACGTGGGCGTACTCCTCGTTCTGGACGCCTCAAATATCACTTATCTCTCGGGCTATACCATTCCCTCCGGATATGTTCCTCAGGCCCTCGTGGTTGACGCGGAAGCTGAGGAGCCGATATTCATCCTTCGTCGCTGCGACGCGCCGGCCGCCATGCACGAATGCTTTATGGAACAGCATAAGATCATCGGTTACCCGGAAGTGCTCATTGGCAATCCAGACAAGGACGGATACGACGCCGTCATCGGCTTCTTGAATGAAGCTGGCCTTGCTAGACGCAGCCTGGGGATCGAGGTGGCGAGCCTGCCTGCAGCGACACTGGAAAAGTTTAAGTCGCGGCTACCCGAGGCTCGCGTTGTGGACTGTACCAAGCTTGTCACTTGGCTCCGCCTTGTCAAATCCGATCTCGAAATCGAAGTCATGCGGGAAGCAGCCGCCATATCCGACGCGACGATGAAACGTGCCAGCGAAGTCATACGCCCCGGTGTGACGGAAGCGGACGCAGCGGCAGAGATTGCGGCGGCGTTAATCCGGGGGGCGAATGGCAAGCCGGGTACGGCGCTGAAGTCATTCTATCTCTGCGCCTCCCCTCGGATAGGTACCTGTCATATTCCCTGGACGGGCGACGTTTTCCGAGACGGGTCTCAGATCAATCTGGAACTCGGCGGCACTCGCCACGGATATTCCGCGGGCCTCATGCGTACTTTCTCGATCGGCGCCCCGTCCGAACGCCTGCGCCGCATTCATGAGGCCCAGGTCGAAGGCCTCGAGGCGGCACTCGACGCGGTCCGGCCTGGATCAACTTGCAGCGAGGTAGCGAATTCATTTTACGCGACGCTCCGCAAACACGGTTTCGATAAGGAAACGCGCTGCGGCTATGCGCACGGCATCGGCTGGCTCGAACCGACCGCAAGCCTCAAGGACGGCGACACGACTGAACTGAAACCGAACATGACCTTTCATTTGATGCTGGGCAACTGGATTGAAGACGACTTCGGTTACGTGATCAGCGAGACATTCAGGGTATCTGGCAGCGGCGCTGAGGTCCTCACAAATACGCCACGGAAGATCTTCGAAATCTGA
- a CDS encoding ATP-grasp domain-containing protein produces MTRRALILIEGHRGIGLRYVQAARSLGLHPITLSADPARYDYLAAESIETIRVDTDNLDALIHECSRLAGTYEIAGITGFAGDDESIYATVGKLCRHFDLPGPNPASVERCCDKFTQRQLLAEAGVPIPAYRLAANASEVESSAAEIGLPVILKPAVGSGSIGVRLCRTFEEVAEHTTYLFSEKHIWRSSPRILVEEFANGPDYGAYIMGNEIIGIESAEYNCQPHFVCSEGTFPAPLTDDEYRLIADISLSCLQALGLGWGPTCIQFRRTERGPVVIEANPRLGGGPQPVHLAYGIDLVTEHIKLVIGREANLRRSHSHVPAWRSLLPDRDGILEWIDGESRAAAIPGVAEVKFYVGPKTSIVRRGDYRDSMEYVIAVSSYRSRTKSALQRATELIDWSITPFPTELEQSAVPRLSAPTQISAAQE; encoded by the coding sequence ATGACAAGAAGAGCGCTTATCCTAATTGAAGGTCATAGGGGAATTGGTCTGCGGTACGTCCAAGCAGCCCGGAGTCTTGGTCTTCATCCAATTACCCTATCGGCTGATCCAGCTCGCTACGACTATCTTGCAGCAGAAAGCATTGAGACAATCCGTGTCGATACAGACAATCTCGATGCGCTGATTCACGAATGCTCCCGGCTAGCTGGGACGTATGAAATTGCTGGCATTACTGGCTTTGCGGGCGACGACGAGTCGATCTATGCGACAGTTGGCAAGCTCTGCCGGCATTTCGATCTACCGGGACCGAACCCAGCATCGGTTGAACGATGCTGCGATAAATTCACTCAACGTCAGCTCCTAGCGGAGGCCGGCGTTCCAATACCTGCTTATCGCCTGGCAGCGAATGCGTCGGAGGTTGAAAGCTCTGCCGCGGAGATCGGCCTGCCGGTGATTCTGAAGCCAGCTGTAGGCAGCGGCAGCATCGGTGTCCGATTGTGCCGCACCTTCGAAGAGGTAGCCGAACATACCACTTACCTGTTTAGCGAGAAGCACATATGGCGATCTTCGCCGAGGATACTTGTCGAAGAGTTTGCAAATGGCCCAGACTACGGCGCTTACATAATGGGAAATGAAATAATCGGGATAGAGTCCGCTGAATATAACTGCCAGCCTCATTTCGTCTGCAGTGAAGGCACCTTCCCGGCCCCGCTCACTGATGACGAGTATAGACTTATCGCGGATATTTCGCTGAGCTGCTTGCAAGCTCTCGGCCTCGGCTGGGGGCCAACGTGTATCCAATTTCGTCGGACGGAACGTGGCCCAGTCGTCATTGAAGCTAACCCGCGACTTGGCGGCGGTCCTCAACCGGTTCATCTGGCTTACGGAATCGACCTCGTCACCGAGCACATCAAGCTTGTCATCGGTCGCGAAGCTAACCTGCGCAGAAGCCATTCGCACGTCCCGGCCTGGCGGTCGTTACTTCCTGATCGCGATGGCATCCTCGAGTGGATAGATGGCGAAAGTCGGGCTGCTGCTATACCAGGTGTCGCCGAAGTCAAATTTTATGTTGGGCCCAAGACGTCGATCGTCAGGAGAGGCGATTACCGAGACTCTATGGAATATGTCATCGCCGTTTCATCCTACCGTTCTCGGACAAAGTCGGCACTTCAGCGAGCCACCGAACTAATCGATTGGTCGATTACACCATTTCCGACTGAACTGGAACAATCAGCGGTTCCTCGTCTCTCCGCACCAACGCAGATATCCGCAGCCCAAGAGTGA
- a CDS encoding ATP-grasp domain-containing protein → MAKRALILVEGHARTGLRYVQAARSLGLHPITLSADPARYDYLAAESIETIRVDTDNLDALIHECSRLAGTYEIAGITGFAGDDESIYATVGKLCRHFDLPGPNPASVERCCDKFTQRQLLAEAGVPIPAYRLAANASEVESSAAEIGLPVILKPAVGSGSIGVRLCRTFEEVAEHTTYLFSEKHIWRSSPRILVEEFVQGPHYIAQIMGNEIIAIGAADYGPPPHFVFHSGFQPAPLTDDEHERIADVSLSGLRVLGLGWGPSNIELRWTKLGPVVIEVNPRLLGGTGPQLVQLAYGVDLVTEHIKLVAGYEWDLRKKHSHIVAVRVLVPDRDGILDWIEGDSRAAAVPGVVEVKLCVEPNMPIVRKGDYRDRMGHVIAVSPERARTEAILQRAVDLISWSISPVRTW, encoded by the coding sequence ATGGCAAAAAGAGCGCTCATCCTGGTTGAAGGCCATGCGCGTACTGGTCTGCGGTACGTCCAAGCAGCCCGGAGTCTTGGTCTTCATCCAATTACCCTATCGGCTGATCCAGCTCGCTACGACTATCTTGCAGCAGAAAGCATTGAGACAATCCGTGTCGATACAGACAATCTCGATGCGCTGATTCACGAATGCTCCCGGCTAGCTGGGACGTATGAAATTGCTGGCATTACTGGCTTTGCGGGCGACGACGAGTCGATCTATGCGACAGTTGGCAAGCTCTGCCGGCATTTCGATCTACCAGGACCGAACCCAGCATCGGTTGAACGATGCTGCGATAAATTCACTCAACGTCAGCTCCTAGCGGAGGCCGGCGTTCCAATACCTGCTTATCGCCTGGCAGCGAATGCGTCGGAGGTTGAAAGCTCTGCCGCGGAGATCGGCCTGCCGGTGATTCTGAAGCCAGCTGTAGGCAGCGGCAGCATCGGTGTCCGATTGTGCCGCACCTTCGAAGAGGTAGCCGAACATACCACTTACCTGTTTAGCGAGAAGCACATATGGCGGTCTTCGCCGAGGATACTCGTCGAAGAATTCGTACAAGGCCCCCATTATATCGCTCAGATAATGGGAAATGAGATCATTGCGATTGGCGCCGCTGACTATGGCCCCCCACCACATTTCGTTTTCCATAGCGGCTTCCAGCCAGCCCCGCTGACAGATGACGAGCACGAGCGTATCGCCGATGTTTCGCTGAGCGGCTTGCGAGTTCTCGGCCTTGGCTGGGGTCCCTCGAACATTGAACTCCGGTGGACGAAGCTTGGCCCAGTCGTCATTGAAGTCAATCCGCGACTTTTAGGTGGGACGGGTCCTCAATTGGTTCAGCTGGCTTACGGTGTCGATCTCGTCACCGAACACATCAAGCTTGTCGCCGGCTACGAATGGGATTTGCGCAAAAAACATTCGCACATTGTGGCCGTGCGGGTCCTAGTTCCTGATCGCGATGGCATCCTCGATTGGATCGAGGGCGACAGTCGGGCGGCCGCTGTACCAGGTGTCGTCGAGGTGAAATTGTGTGTCGAGCCCAACATGCCGATCGTCAGAAAAGGCGACTATCGAGATCGCATGGGACATGTCATCGCGGTTTCACCCGAGCGTGCCCGGACCGAGGCGATACTTCAGCGTGCGGTCGACTTAATCAGTTGGTCGATTTCTCCAGTTCGGACCTGGTGA
- a CDS encoding aspartate aminotransferase family protein has protein sequence MLEQAALPPPPLTGPRSAETFGRARRVFPGGTTRVTIERDPIPRYMHHGESAFLVDVDGRRLLDLNGNFTTLIHGHAFPPVIEAVTQQLRSGCCFANPTEIEIALAELLCARIPHLDRIRFVNTGTEAVMFAIKAARAFTGRPAIAKIEGAYHGAYDWVEVSQAATPQTWGDPENPAPTLHYRGMPRAVLDDVVILRFNNAEGARRLITEHAGRLAAVLVDPMPSRGGLISPTPDFVSAIQETARRHGILVISDEILNLRQGYEGASALYGLAPDLFALGKIIGGGLPIGAIGGRSEVMAVFESASGRPALPQGGTFSANPLSMAAGLAAMEALDRAAFDHLELLGDKLRNGLERIIARHGAPLSVTGAASLFRLHPRRKPPQEFRETFLTPREVAVMTELTRFFATEGIVLPNAAAACLSTPMDEDDIALVANVFDRFLNQRAALLDTIKG, from the coding sequence ATGTTAGAGCAAGCAGCCCTGCCCCCCCCTCCGCTCACCGGGCCCCGTTCGGCCGAGACTTTCGGCCGGGCGCGCAGGGTTTTCCCGGGCGGCACCACGCGGGTCACGATCGAGCGCGATCCCATTCCCCGCTACATGCATCACGGAGAGAGTGCGTTTCTTGTCGACGTCGATGGCCGCCGCCTCCTCGACCTTAACGGCAACTTCACGACCCTCATCCACGGCCATGCCTTCCCGCCCGTGATCGAGGCCGTGACGCAGCAGCTCAGAAGCGGATGCTGCTTCGCCAACCCGACCGAGATCGAAATCGCGCTCGCCGAGCTTCTCTGCGCCCGCATTCCGCATCTTGACCGCATCCGCTTCGTCAATACCGGTACCGAGGCGGTCATGTTCGCGATAAAGGCGGCGCGGGCGTTCACGGGGCGTCCCGCGATTGCCAAGATCGAGGGGGCCTATCACGGCGCCTACGACTGGGTGGAGGTCAGCCAAGCTGCAACGCCTCAAACGTGGGGCGATCCCGAAAATCCCGCGCCCACTCTTCATTATCGCGGCATGCCGCGAGCCGTGCTCGATGACGTCGTGATTTTGCGATTCAACAACGCCGAGGGTGCGCGCCGGCTGATCACGGAACATGCAGGGCGTCTCGCAGCCGTCCTTGTCGATCCCATGCCGAGCCGCGGTGGGCTCATTTCGCCCACGCCGGATTTCGTATCCGCCATCCAAGAGACGGCCCGTCGTCACGGTATCCTTGTTATCAGCGACGAGATTCTCAACCTCCGACAGGGTTATGAAGGCGCCTCTGCGCTCTATGGGCTCGCCCCCGATCTCTTCGCGCTCGGCAAGATCATTGGCGGCGGGCTCCCCATCGGCGCGATCGGCGGCCGCAGCGAAGTGATGGCAGTCTTCGAATCCGCATCAGGCCGTCCTGCTCTGCCGCAGGGCGGCACCTTTTCAGCCAATCCGCTCTCGATGGCGGCAGGTCTCGCCGCGATGGAGGCCCTCGACCGCGCTGCCTTCGATCACCTCGAGCTGCTGGGGGACAAACTGCGAAACGGGCTCGAACGCATCATCGCGCGGCACGGCGCCCCCCTGAGCGTCACAGGCGCCGCCTCGCTCTTTCGCCTCCACCCGCGGCGCAAGCCGCCGCAAGAGTTCCGCGAAACTTTCCTTACCCCACGGGAGGTGGCCGTAATGACGGAACTCACTCGTTTCTTCGCCACGGAAGGCATTGTTCTGCCCAATGCGGCCGCCGCTTGCCTCTCGACACCCATGGACGAGGATGACATCGCCCTCGTCGCAAACGTCTTCGACCGTTTCCTCAATCAGCGCGCGGCGCTCCTCGACACGATAAAGGGTTAG
- a CDS encoding acetolactate synthase catalytic subunit, translating into MGETVAQAIARALKRHGVQVVFGQSLPSAVLLACETIGIRQLAYRQENMGGAMADGFARVSRSIAVVAAQNGPAATLLVPPLAEAFKASVPIVALVQEVERPQIDRNAFQEVDHFALFSSCAKWVRRIITADRADDYVDQAFVAAGSGRPGPAVLLLPADLLRERAIAPRHTRRVSLDRWPIDRSRPEDSVLREAADFIAAADAPVAVAGGGTTSPAASAAISRLQETAHLPVFTTNMGKGAVDECHPLSCGVLGSLTGARSLGRRTKPILGEADLVLLVGTRTNQNGTDSWRQITPGARIIHIDVDPTEVGRNYEALRLVGDAAVTLNALCETLERLDLSRRRTARAQAEKRIAAAWAAFEVDRASLAGSNNSPIRPERVMRELQARLTPKTIVVADASYSSMWIIGQLRAQRAGHRFLTPRGLAGLGWGLPLAIGAKVARPDAPVVAVAGDGGFAHSWAELETMVRSCVSVVVIVLNNGVLGFQKYAETIKFGAYTSACHFAPVDHAAIARACGCGATVVRAPGDIGPALDEALASGRPWLVEVVADPDAHPALSLFDGTVDQNAVRDVGSVG; encoded by the coding sequence ATGGGAGAGACCGTCGCACAGGCGATCGCGCGTGCGTTGAAGCGCCACGGCGTCCAAGTGGTCTTTGGCCAAAGCCTGCCGTCCGCCGTCCTCCTCGCCTGCGAGACGATCGGCATCCGCCAGCTCGCCTACCGGCAGGAGAACATGGGTGGCGCCATGGCAGACGGCTTTGCCCGCGTCTCGCGCAGTATTGCAGTGGTTGCTGCACAAAACGGGCCGGCCGCGACACTCCTTGTGCCACCACTTGCCGAGGCCTTCAAGGCGAGCGTGCCCATCGTCGCTCTCGTGCAGGAGGTCGAACGGCCGCAGATCGACCGCAACGCCTTCCAGGAAGTCGACCACTTCGCCCTCTTCTCGTCCTGCGCCAAATGGGTGCGTCGTATCATCACCGCCGACCGAGCAGATGACTATGTTGATCAGGCCTTCGTCGCGGCCGGCAGCGGCCGGCCGGGTCCGGCGGTGCTCCTGCTCCCGGCAGACCTTCTGCGCGAAAGAGCGATCGCACCGAGGCATACCCGCAGAGTGAGCTTAGATCGCTGGCCGATCGACCGATCGCGGCCGGAAGACAGCGTCCTGCGCGAGGCGGCTGACTTCATCGCTGCAGCCGACGCACCCGTGGCGGTGGCCGGCGGAGGCACGACCTCGCCCGCGGCTTCCGCGGCAATCTCTCGCCTGCAGGAGACGGCTCACCTGCCTGTCTTCACGACCAATATGGGCAAGGGCGCTGTCGACGAATGCCATCCCCTTTCGTGCGGCGTGCTCGGCTCGCTCACGGGCGCGCGCTCGCTCGGCCGACGGACGAAGCCGATCCTTGGCGAGGCCGACCTCGTCCTCCTCGTAGGCACGCGCACCAACCAGAATGGAACGGACAGTTGGCGCCAGATCACACCTGGCGCGCGTATCATCCATATCGACGTCGACCCAACCGAGGTCGGTCGCAACTACGAGGCGCTGCGCCTCGTGGGCGATGCTGCGGTGACGCTGAATGCCCTTTGCGAAACCCTCGAACGCCTCGACCTGTCGCGCCGCCGCACCGCGCGAGCGCAGGCTGAAAAGCGCATAGCGGCCGCCTGGGCCGCCTTCGAAGTGGACCGTGCATCGCTAGCGGGCAGCAACAATAGCCCCATACGGCCCGAGCGCGTGATGAGGGAACTGCAGGCGCGCCTGACGCCCAAGACGATCGTCGTGGCGGATGCTAGCTATTCGTCGATGTGGATCATCGGTCAGTTACGTGCGCAGCGCGCCGGCCACCGCTTCCTCACGCCGCGCGGGCTCGCGGGACTCGGCTGGGGGCTGCCTCTGGCTATCGGAGCGAAGGTAGCGCGACCGGACGCACCAGTCGTCGCGGTCGCTGGCGATGGCGGTTTCGCGCACAGCTGGGCGGAACTCGAGACGATGGTACGCAGCTGCGTGTCCGTCGTCGTGATCGTCCTAAACAATGGCGTGCTCGGCTTCCAAAAGTATGCCGAGACGATAAAGTTCGGGGCCTATACGAGCGCCTGCCATTTCGCTCCAGTCGACCACGCCGCGATCGCCCGGGCATGCGGTTGCGGCGCGACCGTGGTTAGGGCACCGGGCGACATAGGGCCTGCTCTCGACGAGGCGCTCGCCTCTGGAAGGCCCTGGCTCGTCGAGGTCGTCGCCGATCCCGACGCCCATCCTGCTCTTTCCCTTTTCGACGGCACGGTTGACCAGAACGCCGTTCGCGACGTGGGGTCCGTCGGATGA